The following proteins are co-located in the Corynebacterium aquilae DSM 44791 genome:
- a CDS encoding MarC family protein encodes MFITTLAALFPITNPIGAVAVYASMSTPLSESQRKKQAVMTAIYVCAILAVFAVAGPVLLKGLGLTIPALQLAGGLVVAHAGYKMLNTAPKLSDAEHDHASQRATAGLDIAFSPMALPMIAGPGAIGVVIALGAKHTGMESTLGIVAGIVAMAALIGVLLRFATPLVDKMGPTGLGALSRIMGFLILAIGVQLMIAGATSTWPAH; translated from the coding sequence ATGTTCATCACAACGCTCGCCGCGTTGTTTCCCATCACCAACCCGATTGGCGCCGTCGCAGTCTACGCCAGCATGAGCACCCCATTGAGCGAATCGCAGCGCAAAAAGCAGGCAGTGATGACGGCGATCTACGTGTGCGCCATCCTGGCGGTGTTTGCCGTGGCGGGACCGGTTTTGCTCAAGGGTCTAGGTCTGACGATCCCGGCGCTGCAGCTCGCGGGCGGATTGGTGGTCGCCCACGCCGGCTACAAGATGCTGAACACCGCCCCGAAGCTTTCCGATGCGGAGCACGACCACGCCAGCCAGCGGGCGACAGCTGGCCTTGATATCGCCTTCTCCCCCATGGCGTTGCCCATGATCGCCGGGCCCGGCGCCATCGGTGTGGTCATCGCGTTGGGTGCAAAACACACCGGTATGGAATCCACGCTGGGCATCGTGGCAGGAATTGTGGCCATGGCAGCGCTGATCGGTGTCTTGCTGCGTTTTGCTACCCCGTTGGTGGACAAGATGGGCCCCACCGGCCTGGGCGCGCTATCCCGGATCATGGGCTTTTTGATTCTGGCGATCGGCGTGCAGCTGATGATCGCTGGAGCAACGTCTACTTGGCCGGCCCACTAG
- a CDS encoding tetratricopeptide repeat protein has translation MSTPFTGGAIDLGEVKARAEARAQAAKTPAGAIPPVVMATADNIEAEVLRRSQQVPVIVQVGTARSPQSEQLKEDLSTLAQQANLAWIFAYIDADASPDLAGMLGVQALPTVVALADARPLADFQGAQPMEALQQWTAAVVQACAGKLPGLGAPEDQQPVEDPRFAPATEALNNGDFDAAIAVYDDILAHEPQNKEAAAARDSAKLLSRLSQNKGRDVLAEAAAHPEDIDAQLAAADKEIVNGQTEAGYQRLLDVMARTSGKDKDTVKQRLLELLALAEPDDPVVLAARARLASVLF, from the coding sequence ATGTCTACCCCGTTTACTGGCGGCGCCATCGATTTGGGAGAAGTAAAGGCCCGGGCGGAGGCCCGCGCCCAGGCTGCGAAAACCCCGGCCGGTGCGATCCCGCCGGTGGTGATGGCCACGGCTGACAACATTGAAGCTGAAGTGTTGCGTCGCAGCCAGCAGGTACCGGTCATTGTTCAGGTCGGTACTGCCCGCAGCCCCCAAAGCGAGCAACTCAAAGAGGATTTGAGCACGCTGGCGCAGCAGGCCAATCTGGCCTGGATTTTCGCCTACATTGATGCCGATGCTTCCCCGGATTTGGCAGGCATGCTGGGAGTACAGGCGTTGCCGACGGTGGTGGCTTTGGCTGATGCCCGCCCGCTGGCGGATTTCCAGGGCGCGCAACCGATGGAGGCCTTGCAGCAGTGGACCGCGGCGGTAGTGCAGGCCTGCGCGGGCAAGCTACCGGGCTTGGGCGCACCGGAAGATCAGCAGCCGGTGGAAGACCCCCGTTTTGCTCCCGCTACTGAGGCGCTAAACAACGGTGATTTCGATGCCGCCATCGCCGTCTACGACGATATTTTGGCGCATGAGCCCCAAAACAAGGAAGCCGCTGCGGCGCGAGATTCCGCGAAATTGTTGTCTCGCCTGTCGCAGAACAAGGGTCGGGATGTCCTCGCAGAAGCTGCAGCCCACCCGGAGGATATCGACGCTCAGTTGGCGGCGGCTGATAAGGAGATCGTCAACGGCCAGACCGAAGCCGGCTACCAGCGTCTGCTGGATGTGATGGCGCGAACCAGTGGCAAGGATAAAGACACCGTGAAGCAGCGTTTGCTGGAGCTGCTTGCGTTGGCGGAGCCGGATGATCCAGTGGTGCTGGCGGCGCGGGCGCGTCTGGCCAGTGTGCTGTTCTAG
- a CDS encoding DUF2550 domain-containing protein has translation MVYFWLIWGFVALILCAQAAYRYFYLRPHGTSIVMRALPADGGHGWRHGVIRYNDGVLEFFQLRSLSRRPDITLQRMDTHLMSRRKPREDETHTLESFLKVLVVESGGKEYELALDLRGETAFTAWLESAPTQRLERSNAAKALRQVERYHKKHKA, from the coding sequence GTGGTTTATTTCTGGCTTATTTGGGGCTTTGTGGCGCTCATCCTGTGCGCCCAGGCGGCCTATCGATACTTTTATCTTCGCCCCCACGGCACCTCAATCGTTATGCGCGCACTGCCCGCCGACGGCGGACATGGCTGGCGGCACGGAGTGATCCGCTACAACGATGGGGTGCTTGAGTTTTTTCAGCTGCGCTCGCTGAGCCGCCGCCCCGACATCACCCTGCAGCGCATGGACACCCACCTTATGTCCCGCAGAAAACCCCGCGAGGACGAAACCCACACCCTGGAATCCTTCCTCAAGGTGCTTGTCGTCGAATCCGGTGGCAAAGAATACGAACTCGCCCTGGATTTGCGCGGGGAAACCGCCTTCACCGCGTGGCTTGAATCGGCCCCGACCCAACGACTAGAACGCTCCAACGCCGCCAAAGCGCTGCGTCAGGTCGAGCGCTACCACAAAAAGCACAAAGCCTAA
- the glgB gene encoding 1,4-alpha-glucan branching protein GlgB: MTQPNYAQLPDHDRQRLRACTHHDPHAVLGWHAVDGGSVLRTRQMGAESVAAVLQDGSRVELNALGDDFFGAHLDRTEACDYRLEVTWPGGFTATQADPYYFLPTVGETDIYLISEGRHERLWEVLGANVKTYTTAIGEVSGTAFAVWAPNAVGVAVVGDFNGWNGAQFPMRSLGSCGVWEVFLPGVQPGAVYKFAIYTQEGYRRDKADPLAKLAETAPATGSVVAASDYSWGDEQWLEKRRTTNHDVEPMSVYEVHLGSWNQGQDYRQLASTLVDYVADMGYTHVEFLPVAEHPFGGSWGYQVSGYYAPTSRWGSPDDLRFLIDSFHQRGIGVIVDWVPAHFPKDDFALGRYDGRPLYEHPDPRRGEQQDWGTYVFDFGRPEVRNFLVANALYWAEEFHIDGLRVDAVASMLYLDYSREDGQWAPNQYGGREHLEAVQFLQEVNATVHRAHPGVLTIAEESTSWPGVTASTEHGGLGFSMKWNMGWMNDTLEYFSEDPVNRRYHHNEITFSLVYAFSEKFVLPISHDEVVHGKGTLFTRMPGDVWNKAAGVRMLLAYMWAHPGKQLLFQGQDFAQRAEWSEARSLDWHDQDGWEGEYHRGVMELVRSLNGQYKALPALYTQDFSGHGFGWNKADDANNNILAFTRYGTQGEKVLCVFNFGGTSQPEYTLGVAEPGQWRLVLNSDSGEFAGANNALPETVEAISFPHDGYDNSLTLHIPAMSAQWYVFEGR; encoded by the coding sequence ATGACCCAGCCCAACTACGCACAGCTCCCCGACCACGATCGGCAGCGACTGCGGGCCTGCACCCACCACGATCCGCACGCGGTTCTCGGCTGGCACGCCGTCGATGGTGGCAGTGTGCTGCGCACCCGCCAGATGGGGGCCGAGTCCGTGGCCGCGGTCTTGCAGGACGGCAGCCGCGTGGAGCTTAATGCGTTGGGTGATGACTTCTTCGGCGCGCACCTGGATCGCACCGAGGCCTGCGACTACCGGCTGGAGGTGACCTGGCCGGGCGGTTTCACCGCCACCCAGGCCGACCCCTACTACTTCCTGCCCACCGTCGGCGAGACTGACATTTATCTCATCTCCGAGGGCCGGCACGAACGCCTGTGGGAGGTGCTGGGCGCGAACGTGAAAACCTACACCACCGCCATCGGTGAGGTCTCCGGCACCGCGTTTGCGGTGTGGGCCCCCAACGCGGTCGGTGTCGCCGTGGTCGGCGACTTCAACGGGTGGAATGGCGCCCAGTTCCCCATGCGCTCGCTTGGCAGCTGTGGCGTGTGGGAGGTGTTCCTACCCGGCGTGCAGCCCGGCGCGGTCTACAAGTTCGCCATTTACACCCAGGAAGGCTACCGCCGCGACAAGGCTGACCCGTTGGCTAAGCTCGCCGAAACGGCGCCGGCCACCGGCAGCGTGGTGGCCGCCTCCGACTACAGCTGGGGCGATGAGCAGTGGCTGGAAAAGCGCCGCACCACAAACCATGATGTGGAACCGATGAGCGTCTACGAGGTGCACCTGGGTTCCTGGAACCAGGGCCAGGACTATCGCCAGTTGGCGTCCACCCTGGTCGACTATGTGGCCGATATGGGCTACACCCACGTGGAGTTCCTGCCCGTCGCCGAGCACCCCTTCGGTGGCTCCTGGGGCTACCAGGTCTCCGGCTATTACGCCCCGACCTCCCGGTGGGGTTCCCCGGATGATTTGCGCTTCCTCATCGATAGCTTCCACCAGCGCGGCATCGGCGTCATCGTCGACTGGGTGCCCGCCCACTTCCCCAAGGATGATTTCGCACTGGGCCGCTACGATGGCCGCCCCCTCTACGAGCACCCGGACCCGCGCCGCGGTGAGCAACAGGACTGGGGCACCTACGTGTTCGACTTTGGCCGCCCGGAGGTGCGTAACTTCCTCGTCGCCAACGCCCTGTACTGGGCGGAGGAGTTCCACATCGATGGTCTGCGCGTCGACGCGGTCGCATCCATGCTGTACCTGGATTACTCCCGCGAAGACGGCCAGTGGGCTCCCAACCAGTACGGTGGCCGCGAGCACTTGGAGGCCGTGCAGTTCCTGCAGGAAGTCAACGCCACCGTGCACCGCGCCCACCCGGGTGTGCTGACCATCGCGGAGGAATCCACCTCCTGGCCGGGCGTGACCGCCTCTACTGAGCACGGCGGGCTGGGTTTTTCCATGAAGTGGAACATGGGCTGGATGAACGACACCCTCGAATACTTCTCCGAGGACCCGGTCAACCGCCGCTACCACCACAACGAAATCACCTTCTCCCTGGTCTACGCCTTCAGCGAGAAGTTTGTGCTGCCGATTTCTCACGACGAGGTGGTGCACGGCAAAGGCACCCTGTTTACCCGCATGCCGGGTGATGTGTGGAACAAGGCCGCCGGTGTGCGCATGCTGCTGGCCTACATGTGGGCCCACCCCGGCAAACAACTGCTGTTCCAGGGCCAGGACTTCGCGCAGCGCGCCGAGTGGAGCGAAGCCCGCAGCCTGGACTGGCACGATCAGGACGGGTGGGAAGGCGAATACCACCGCGGCGTGATGGAGCTGGTGCGCAGCCTCAACGGCCAGTACAAGGCCCTGCCGGCGTTGTACACCCAGGACTTCAGCGGACACGGCTTCGGGTGGAATAAGGCCGACGATGCCAACAACAACATCTTGGCGTTCACCCGCTACGGCACCCAGGGCGAAAAAGTGCTGTGTGTCTTTAACTTCGGTGGCACCAGCCAGCCGGAATACACCCTGGGCGTGGCAGAACCGGGCCAGTGGCGTCTGGTGCTCAACTCCGATTCCGGCGAATTCGCGGGCGCCAACAATGCGCTACCGGAGACGGTGGAAGCTATTTCCTTCCCGCACGATGGTTACGACAACTCGTTGACCCTGCACATCCCCGCGATGAGCGCGCAGTGGTACGTGTTTGAGGGACGATAG
- the atpD gene encoding F0F1 ATP synthase subunit beta, with protein MTTALSEHNAQQAATAGRVVRVIGPVVDVEFPRGELPTLFNALTVEVTLEAVAKTITLEVAQHLGDNLVRAVSMAPTDGLVRGAEVTDTGKPISVPVGDVVKGHVFNALGDCLDEPGLGRDGEQWGIHRDPPPFDQLEGKTEILETGIKVIDLLTPYVKGGKIGLFGGAGVGKTVLIQEMITRIAREFSGTSVFAGVGERTREGTDLFLEMEEMGVLQDTALVFGQMDEPPGVRMRVALSGLTMAEYFRDVQHQDVLLFIDNIFRFTQAGSEVSTLLGRMPSAVGYQPTLADEMGVLQERITSTKGKSITSLQAVYVPADDYTDPAPATTFAHLDATTELDRGIASKGIYPAVNPLTSTSRILEPGIVGERHYNVAQRVINILQKNKELQDIIAILGMDELSEEDKITVQRARRLERFLGQNFFVAEKFTGIPGSYVPLEHTIDAFERICNGDFDHYPEQAFNGLGGLDDVEAAYKKMTGK; from the coding sequence ATGACTACAGCTCTCAGCGAGCACAACGCACAGCAGGCAGCAACTGCCGGCCGTGTCGTGCGCGTCATCGGCCCAGTCGTCGACGTGGAATTCCCGCGCGGCGAACTGCCGACCCTGTTCAACGCACTGACTGTCGAGGTCACCCTCGAAGCCGTTGCGAAAACCATCACCCTCGAGGTTGCACAGCACCTCGGCGACAACCTGGTTCGTGCCGTCTCCATGGCACCGACCGACGGCCTCGTCCGTGGCGCAGAGGTGACCGATACCGGCAAGCCGATTTCCGTTCCCGTCGGCGACGTCGTTAAGGGTCACGTCTTCAACGCACTCGGCGACTGCCTCGATGAGCCCGGCCTCGGCCGCGACGGCGAGCAGTGGGGCATCCACCGCGACCCGCCGCCGTTCGACCAGCTCGAAGGCAAGACCGAAATCCTCGAAACCGGCATCAAGGTCATCGACCTGCTGACCCCCTACGTTAAGGGCGGCAAGATCGGCCTGTTCGGTGGCGCCGGTGTGGGCAAGACCGTGCTCATCCAGGAGATGATCACCCGTATCGCCCGCGAGTTCTCCGGTACCTCCGTGTTCGCCGGCGTCGGCGAGCGTACCCGTGAGGGCACCGACCTCTTCCTCGAAATGGAAGAGATGGGCGTGCTCCAGGACACCGCCCTCGTGTTCGGCCAGATGGACGAGCCGCCGGGAGTCCGTATGCGCGTGGCCCTGTCCGGCCTGACCATGGCGGAGTACTTCCGCGATGTGCAGCACCAGGACGTGCTTCTGTTCATCGACAACATCTTCCGTTTCACCCAGGCCGGTTCTGAGGTGTCCACGCTGCTGGGCCGTATGCCCTCCGCCGTGGGTTACCAGCCGACCCTGGCCGACGAGATGGGTGTCCTCCAGGAGCGCATTACCTCCACCAAGGGCAAGTCGATTACGTCTCTGCAGGCCGTCTACGTGCCCGCCGACGACTACACCGACCCGGCTCCGGCCACCACCTTCGCCCACCTGGACGCCACCACCGAGCTCGACCGTGGTATTGCCTCCAAGGGTATTTACCCCGCAGTGAACCCGCTGACCTCTACCTCTCGAATCCTCGAGCCGGGTATCGTCGGCGAGCGCCACTACAACGTTGCTCAGCGCGTGATCAACATCCTTCAGAAGAACAAGGAACTCCAGGACATCATCGCCATCCTCGGTATGGACGAGCTGTCTGAAGAGGACAAGATCACCGTTCAGCGCGCCCGTCGCCTCGAGCGCTTCCTGGGTCAGAACTTCTTCGTCGCAGAGAAGTTCACCGGTATCCCCGGTTCCTACGTCCCGCTCGAGCACACCATCGACGCCTTCGAGCGCATCTGCAACGGCGACTTCGACCACTACCCGGAGCAGGCCTTCAACGGCCTGGGTGGCCTGGACGACGTCGAAGCTGCGTACAAGAAGATGACCGGAAAGTAA
- a CDS encoding F0F1 ATP synthase subunit epsilon, whose translation MAEIAAELVSVERMLWSGKASIVTAQTTEGEIGVLPGHEPMLGQLVENGVVTIRPVEGGKLTAAVQGGFLSISSDKVTVLADYAVWADEVDESAAQADLNSDDEDHKARAEAELRAVRRSKED comes from the coding sequence ATGGCTGAGATTGCCGCTGAACTGGTCTCCGTCGAGCGCATGCTCTGGTCGGGAAAGGCCAGCATCGTTACGGCCCAGACCACCGAAGGTGAGATCGGCGTGTTGCCCGGCCACGAGCCGATGCTTGGTCAGCTCGTGGAAAACGGTGTGGTCACCATCCGACCCGTGGAAGGTGGCAAACTCACCGCCGCCGTCCAGGGTGGATTCCTGTCCATCTCCTCCGACAAAGTCACCGTCCTCGCTGATTATGCAGTGTGGGCCGACGAAGTCGACGAGTCTGCTGCCCAAGCTGATCTGAACTCTGACGACGAAGATCACAAGGCTCGCGCCGAAGCTGAACTGCGTGCCGTGCGCCGCAGCAAAGAGGACTAG
- the nucS gene encoding endonuclease NucS, which produces MRLVIARCSVDYIGRLEAHLPMADRLLMVKADGSVSIHADDRAYKPLNWMTPPVTLTEQEITDEDGEGIGVQLWIVENSKKEQLRITIEAIHSEMSYDLGVDPGLVKDGVEAHLQQLLAEHIDTLGEGYSLVRREYPTAIGPVDILCRNADGEHVAVEIKRRGGIDGVEQLTRYLDLLNRDELLAPVHGVFAAQEIKPQARTLAEDRGIRCVVLDYDDLRGIESNELRLF; this is translated from the coding sequence ATGCGTCTCGTGATTGCCCGCTGCTCTGTCGACTACATCGGTCGCCTGGAAGCCCACCTGCCCATGGCCGATCGTCTACTCATGGTCAAAGCCGATGGGTCGGTGTCCATCCACGCCGACGATAGGGCGTATAAGCCCTTGAACTGGATGACTCCACCAGTAACCCTCACCGAGCAGGAAATCACCGACGAAGACGGCGAAGGCATCGGAGTGCAGCTGTGGATTGTGGAGAACTCCAAAAAGGAACAACTCCGCATCACCATCGAAGCAATCCACTCGGAAATGTCTTATGACCTCGGGGTGGATCCGGGATTGGTCAAAGACGGCGTGGAGGCACACCTACAGCAGCTGCTCGCCGAACACATCGACACTCTCGGGGAAGGCTACAGCCTGGTACGCCGCGAATACCCCACCGCTATCGGACCGGTGGATATCTTGTGCCGCAACGCCGACGGGGAGCATGTTGCCGTCGAAATTAAGCGTCGCGGCGGCATTGATGGCGTCGAACAGCTCACCCGCTACTTAGATTTGCTCAACCGCGACGAACTGCTCGCACCGGTGCATGGAGTGTTCGCCGCCCAGGAAATCAAGCCGCAGGCCCGCACCCTCGCGGAAGACCGCGGCATACGCTGCGTCGTCCTCGACTACGACGACTTGCGTGGAATCGAATCCAATGAACTGCGCCTGTTCTAA
- a CDS encoding thiamine-binding protein: MLVAFSVAPTETPGAKADMADAVAEAIRVVRASGLPYETNAMFTNIEGEWDEVMDVVKRATEAVVAVSPRVSLVLKADIRPGVTGAITAKVDAINKRLGSPDNS, from the coding sequence ATGCTTGTAGCGTTTTCTGTAGCCCCCACCGAAACCCCTGGCGCCAAGGCCGACATGGCCGATGCCGTTGCCGAAGCGATACGCGTTGTCCGCGCCAGCGGCCTGCCCTACGAGACCAATGCGATGTTTACCAACATCGAGGGCGAGTGGGATGAGGTCATGGACGTCGTCAAAAGGGCCACCGAGGCAGTTGTTGCGGTAAGCCCGCGAGTGTCTCTGGTGCTCAAAGCCGATATCCGACCGGGCGTCACTGGGGCAATCACCGCCAAGGTTGACGCCATCAACAAGCGGCTTGGTAGCCCAGATAACAGCTAG
- a CDS encoding F0F1 ATP synthase subunit gamma, which yields MANLRELRNRIKSVNSTKKITKAQELIATSRITKAQARVEASLPYAQEIRHVIDRLASASSLDHPMLREREGGNRAAILVVSSDRGMAGGYNYNVFKKTAELRSMLEAKGYEVVLYVSGNKGLGYYKFRGEAIAGAWTGFSQDPGYKETHDMRRHLIDAFEAGSAGTAKWRDGLFGPEGEPVQGFDQLHVVYTEFESMLTQTARAHQLLPIEPVVEVDEIDLDEDILHRSEGEVAPDYEFEPDADTLFAALLPKYVSRGLFAMLLEAAASESASRRNAMKSATDNATALVKDLSRVANQARQAQITQEITEIVGGAGALAESGESD from the coding sequence ATGGCTAATCTTCGCGAACTACGTAACCGCATCAAGTCGGTGAACTCCACGAAGAAAATCACCAAGGCCCAGGAACTCATCGCAACCTCGCGAATCACCAAGGCCCAGGCACGGGTTGAGGCATCGCTGCCTTACGCGCAGGAGATCCGACACGTGATCGATCGCCTCGCCAGCGCCAGCTCCCTGGACCACCCCATGCTCCGCGAGCGTGAGGGCGGCAACCGTGCCGCCATCCTGGTGGTTTCGAGTGACCGCGGTATGGCAGGTGGCTACAACTACAACGTCTTCAAGAAGACCGCAGAACTGCGGTCCATGCTTGAAGCCAAAGGCTACGAGGTTGTCCTCTACGTCTCCGGCAACAAAGGCCTCGGCTACTACAAGTTCCGTGGCGAAGCGATTGCCGGTGCGTGGACCGGGTTCTCCCAAGACCCCGGCTACAAGGAAACCCACGACATGCGTCGCCACCTCATCGACGCCTTCGAAGCAGGATCCGCCGGAACCGCCAAATGGCGCGACGGCCTGTTCGGCCCCGAAGGCGAGCCCGTCCAGGGCTTCGATCAGCTGCACGTGGTGTACACCGAGTTTGAGTCCATGCTGACCCAAACCGCCCGTGCACACCAGCTGCTCCCGATCGAACCGGTGGTCGAGGTCGACGAAATCGACTTGGACGAAGACATCCTGCACCGCTCCGAAGGCGAAGTCGCACCCGACTACGAATTCGAACCGGACGCAGACACCCTCTTCGCAGCCCTGCTGCCGAAGTACGTCTCTCGTGGCCTGTTCGCCATGCTGCTCGAAGCAGCAGCATCCGAGTCCGCCTCGCGCCGAAACGCCATGAAGTCCGCAACCGACAACGCAACCGCGCTTGTCAAGGACTTGAGCCGCGTTGCCAACCAGGCCCGCCAGGCACAAATTACCCAGGAAATCACAGAGATCGTCGGTGGCGCGGGAGCGCTCGCCGAAAGCGGAGAAAGTGACTAG
- the mce gene encoding methylmalonyl-CoA epimerase: protein MSNDFLAIEIPHEYVTCLDHVGIAVPDLDAAVEWYRSNMGWVNHHQETNEEQGVVEAMIGPKDLTERGGMVQLLAPLNENSTIAKFIDKKGPGLQQMCVRTNNMDALCEHLRAQGTRLLYDTPKIGTGGARINFVHPKDAGGVLLEITEPAS from the coding sequence ATGAGTAACGATTTCCTCGCCATCGAGATTCCCCACGAGTACGTCACCTGCCTCGACCACGTCGGCATCGCAGTTCCTGATTTGGACGCCGCCGTCGAGTGGTACCGCTCCAATATGGGTTGGGTTAACCACCACCAGGAGACCAATGAAGAGCAGGGCGTTGTCGAAGCCATGATCGGCCCGAAGGACCTCACCGAGCGCGGTGGCATGGTCCAGCTGCTGGCCCCGCTGAACGAGAACTCCACCATCGCGAAGTTCATCGATAAGAAGGGCCCCGGCCTGCAGCAGATGTGTGTCCGCACCAACAACATGGATGCCCTGTGCGAGCACCTGCGTGCCCAGGGCACTCGCCTGCTGTACGACACCCCGAAGATCGGCACCGGCGGCGCGCGCATCAACTTCGTGCACCCGAAGGATGCCGGTGGTGTTCTCCTCGAGATCACCGAGCCTGCTTCCTAA